A single window of Nicotiana sylvestris chromosome 5, ASM39365v2, whole genome shotgun sequence DNA harbors:
- the LOC138868873 gene encoding uncharacterized protein, producing the protein MKRQTKVTVLCDELQKVKPYIVVYTKERDEDEESVDSSYHVTAQGEHVVLSLMDDDEKLDDVSPCYHISFNDRDPQEDEDAKYAFPELEEGVKAKIDALKEVKLGIDEEPRPTYLSALLEVDEENTYIELLNEFRDVFAWSYIEMPGLDPKVVAHHLAINNGARPVKQAQRRFRPDLVPLIETKVNKLIEAGFTCEVKYLTWVSRIFHLMIDAITGYEAMSFMDGSSGYNQIRMALKDEELTSSRTPKGIYCYKVIPFDLKNAGATYQRDM; encoded by the exons atgaaGCGGCAAACAAAAGTCACAGTTTTGTGTGATGAGTTACAGAAGGTAAAGCCATACATTGTGGTCTACACTAAAGAAcgtgatgaagatgaagaaagtgtggattcttcgtatcatgttactgCACAAGGAGAGCATGTTGTTTTATCTCTAATGGATGATGACGAGAAATTGGACGATGTTTCAccatgttatcacatatccttcaacgatagggaccctcaagaagatgaagatgcaaaATATGCTTTTCCAGAACTTGAAGAAGGGGTGAAGGCAAAgattgatgccttaaaagaagttaagcttGGCATTGAtgaagaaccaagacccacctacctaagtgctttactagaagtCGATGAAGAAaacacttatattgagttactcaacgAGTTTAGGGATGTATTTGCTTGGAGTTACATAGAAATGCCTGGCTTGGACCCTAAAGTAGTAGCCCATCACCTTGCAATCAATAATGGCGCTCGTCCTGTTAAGCAAGCACAAAGGCGTtttaggccggacttggttcccttgattgaaaccaaagttaacaaactcatcgaagctGGATTTACTTGTGAAGTTAAATACCTAACAtgggtttcaaggattttccat ctgatgatcgatgctatTACTGGGTACGAGGCAATGTCATTTATGGATGGTTCATCAGGAtataaccaaattcgcatggcactaaaagatgaagagcttacttcATCCCGTACCCctaagggtatttattgctacaaggtaatacCTTTTGacttgaagaacgctggtgctacttaccaaagagATATGTAG